A region from the Anaerolineae bacterium genome encodes:
- a CDS encoding Alpha/beta hydrolase fold — protein MPTIKTNDGVELYYEDVGAGRPLLLIPGWTCTHNFFQKNIAPLARFCRVIAPDMRAHGDSEKVTWGHRIARYAKDVKDLIEALRLEHVTLLGWSMGAAICWSYLELFGNEHLAGHVSVDQSPRQYYSETWRWGQPGCYDAEALAILTVRLEYDARNVARGLVAACFGETYHPTPEEIEALACEIDKCPPKVRADIMADHTHMDWRDLFPQIKLPVLVCVGRQSKVFPWQGSAYVGEHIAGARTVYFEHSGHMPFYEEPEKFNQAVIEFVQSLN, from the coding sequence ATGCCAACGATCAAGACCAATGACGGGGTCGAACTCTATTACGAGGATGTCGGCGCAGGGCGCCCTCTACTCCTGATTCCTGGATGGACTTGTACCCACAACTTCTTTCAGAAGAACATCGCCCCACTCGCCCGGTTCTGCCGCGTTATTGCCCCAGACATGCGTGCACATGGCGACTCTGAGAAGGTAACCTGGGGTCACCGCATCGCCCGGTATGCCAAGGATGTCAAAGATCTGATCGAGGCCCTCCGTCTGGAACATGTCACGTTGCTCGGGTGGTCCATGGGAGCTGCCATTTGCTGGAGTTACCTGGAGCTTTTCGGAAACGAACATCTCGCGGGTCACGTGAGCGTAGACCAGTCGCCGCGCCAGTACTACAGCGAAACATGGCGCTGGGGACAGCCGGGCTGCTATGATGCCGAGGCTCTGGCGATTCTCACGGTGCGGCTCGAATATGATGCACGAAACGTTGCCCGGGGACTGGTAGCCGCATGTTTTGGCGAGACCTACCATCCGACACCCGAAGAAATCGAGGCGCTAGCCTGCGAGATTGACAAATGCCCACCCAAAGTGCGGGCGGACATTATGGCCGACCATACCCATATGGATTGGCGGGACTTATTCCCCCAGATCAAGTTGCCAGTGCTGGTGTGCGTAGGGCGTCAGTCGAAGGTCTTCCCGTGGCAGGGCAGCGCCTATGTAGGTGAGCACATAGCTGGCGCCAGGACGGTGTATTTTGAACACAGTGGGCACATGCCGTTTTATGAGGAGCCGGAGAAGTTCAACCAGGCGGTAATTGAGTTTGTCCAGAGCCTGAACTGA
- a CDS encoding Ribonuclease Z gives MFEIVFLGTSASAPSIHRGLSSQVVIHDEYRFLIDCGEGTQRQILISGLGFKRLNRILITHSHLDHILGLAGLLSTFMRWETIESLEIYGGRAALERVSDLLFGVVLRGNRPPMELNLIPIEPGVFFETDTFTITAIPTQHRGADCFGYLFEEKARRPFLNEKAEALGVPPGPWRRELVQGKSITLADGRVIHPDQVLGEEKRGTRLIHIGDVGRTDNLLEVCREADALIIEATYLESEAEMASQFAHLTAAQAAQLAAAVDVSHLILTHISRRYREREVLQEALAVFPNTVVARDFDWFQIRHGNSLKRQNLLKNPLPFDLEAEAEA, from the coding sequence TTGTTCGAAATCGTCTTCCTTGGCACGTCTGCCTCCGCCCCATCCATCCATCGCGGCCTGTCCTCGCAGGTGGTCATCCACGATGAGTACCGCTTTCTGATCGATTGCGGAGAAGGGACGCAGAGACAGATTCTGATCTCCGGTTTGGGTTTCAAACGCCTCAACCGCATTTTGATCACCCACAGCCACCTTGACCACATTCTGGGCCTGGCTGGCTTGCTCTCGACCTTTATGCGCTGGGAGACGATCGAAAGCCTGGAAATCTACGGCGGTCGGGCAGCCCTGGAGCGAGTTTCCGACCTGCTCTTCGGCGTTGTTCTGCGCGGTAACCGCCCTCCGATGGAGTTGAACCTGATCCCCATCGAGCCCGGCGTGTTCTTCGAGACCGATACTTTCACCATCACCGCCATCCCCACCCAACACCGCGGGGCGGATTGCTTCGGTTATCTCTTCGAAGAAAAAGCCCGCCGGCCCTTCCTCAATGAAAAAGCCGAAGCGCTCGGCGTTCCGCCCGGACCCTGGCGGCGTGAACTGGTGCAGGGCAAGAGCATTACCCTGGCAGATGGTCGGGTCATCCATCCCGATCAGGTGCTGGGCGAGGAAAAGCGCGGCACGCGCCTGATCCATATTGGCGATGTCGGCCGCACCGACAACCTGCTCGAAGTCTGCCGCGAAGCCGACGCGCTGATTATCGAAGCCACCTATCTCGAATCGGAAGCCGAGATGGCCTCCCAATTCGCTCATCTGACCGCCGCCCAGGCCGCCCAACTGGCCGCCGCGGTGGATGTCAGCCATCTCATCCTGACCCATATCTCGCGCCGCTATCGCGAGCGCGAAGTGCTGCAGGAAGCCCTGGCTGTCTTTCCCAATACGGTTGTGGCGCGCGATTTCGATTGGTTTCAAATCCGCCACGGAAATTCGCTCAAAAGACAAAACCTGTTGAAAAACCCCCTGCCCTTCGACCTCGAAGCAGAAGCGGAAGCCTAG
- a CDS encoding Exonuclease SbcD: MVKILHFADAHIDLANFGRHDPQTNLPLRVLDFLRSLDEIVDTAISERVDLVLFAGDAFKDRNPSPTFQREWGKRIMRLSRANIPTVLLVGNHDMTPALGRAHALDAFETLEVPFVHVIDQPRLLLPDQLEGVPLQILALPWLSRSRLMAALNLSPAELKDIDEAIDARLRMVLEDWFSQLDPSLPTLFAAHATVEGATYGAERSVMLGNDLRLGLSLLRDQRLDYVALGHIHLAQDLNAGRHPPIIYPGSIERVDFGEAKDDKFFVVAEVERGQTQVHWRRLTHIRPFIDLRCRIDSPVSAMERILATLPPPEQLQDAIVRLLVEYPAEMNPLIDEATIRQLTLNTFEFHLVRRPLFNSRARLPDHLLISNLSPKELLELYLQANHSQTEDIQALLTLADSIFSSDEQREG; encoded by the coding sequence ATGGTCAAAATCCTGCACTTTGCAGACGCCCATATCGACCTGGCAAATTTTGGTCGGCATGACCCGCAGACCAACCTGCCGTTGCGGGTTCTGGACTTCCTGCGCTCGCTGGATGAGATCGTGGATACTGCCATCAGCGAGCGGGTTGACCTGGTCTTGTTCGCCGGCGACGCCTTCAAAGATCGCAATCCCTCGCCCACCTTTCAGCGCGAATGGGGCAAACGAATCATGCGCCTCTCGCGTGCCAACATCCCCACCGTTCTGCTGGTGGGCAACCACGATATGACCCCCGCCCTCGGCCGCGCCCATGCTCTGGACGCCTTTGAGACCTTAGAGGTGCCCTTTGTGCATGTGATCGATCAGCCCCGCCTGCTCCTGCCCGACCAACTGGAGGGCGTGCCGCTGCAAATCCTGGCTTTACCCTGGCTCTCCCGCTCCCGCTTGATGGCTGCGCTGAACCTCAGCCCCGCAGAATTGAAAGATATTGACGAAGCTATTGACGCCCGCCTGCGCATGGTTCTGGAGGATTGGTTCAGCCAGCTTGACCCAAGCCTGCCCACCCTGTTTGCCGCCCATGCCACCGTGGAAGGCGCAACATACGGCGCCGAGCGTTCGGTGATGCTCGGCAATGACCTGCGCCTGGGTCTCAGCCTGTTGCGCGATCAGCGCCTGGATTATGTCGCTCTGGGGCACATCCATCTCGCCCAGGACCTGAACGCCGGTCGCCATCCTCCCATCATCTACCCCGGCTCGATCGAACGCGTGGACTTTGGCGAAGCAAAGGACGACAAATTCTTTGTCGTTGCCGAGGTTGAGCGCGGTCAGACCCAGGTGCACTGGCGCAGGCTGACCCATATCCGCCCCTTTATCGATCTGCGCTGTCGGATTGATTCACCAGTCTCCGCCATGGAACGCATTCTGGCAACCCTGCCGCCCCCCGAACAGTTGCAAGATGCCATCGTGCGCCTGCTGGTTGAATACCCGGCTGAAATGAACCCCCTGATCGATGAAGCAACGATTCGCCAGTTAACCCTCAACACGTTCGAATTTCACCTCGTTCGCCGTCCGCTCTTCAACAGCCGCGCCCGCCTGCCCGATCATTTGCTGATCAGCAACCTGAGCCCGAAGGAGTTGCTCGAACTGTATCTGCAAGCCAATCACAGCCAGACGGAAGACATCCAGGCGTTACTCACCTTAGCCGATTCGATCTTTTCGTCCGACGAACAGAGGGAAGGATGA
- a CDS encoding Exonuclease SbcC, translated as MIPVLLSIRGFLSYHQLTEIDFSTIDVACISGANGAGKSSIFDAITWALFGMARKTDETIIHSHPEVEAAEVALIFEYENALYRVQRTRPKNAATRLEFQIAQPETVPEFLDSASVQQIRWRSLSERTLRDTQAIIRKILRLDYDTFINASFFLQGKADQFTTQTPTKRKEILSSILGLEIWEEYRQRAIEQRKNVERQIELIDQTLQEIESELSEEEARRERLKKIENQLSEVQQQRQEQAERVALYRQQLATLAEQKRSLEALQKQVETTEKAAQEVSERYQTRQAELASYQELLDRAAQIEARYQQYQSVKAQLEAFERTLLSFADLEKRLQALQAELNAQRALLQQEQSHLEEKGQRAAIASQNLLAFQQEIASLQAQQETLEAELARSLQAEGESQQLSTQINDLKGQNKHLYDEMKKLRNRIDTLQAETVSATCPLCGQPLSPPERQKLIESLEVEGRQRKEQYLANQTQIQQWEEALTALQKQSQLRPQLEKSLRHIEGEREKWATKLKSEEEVLQDWQQNGLPRLQTIQAELQSDSFLPEVRQKVQEIEAQIQGLGYDRQAHAQARQAEEELRSAVEEYQTLLQARAVLPPLSRELEELEKQQQSLQEQRASLLQAWRSAQSLVEQAEKAAPDLASAEQELRRLEELESECNRQLGAARQLVEVLKDLKKRAQKLRTERTEKATLVARYKILERAFGKDGVPALLIEQALPQIEERANQILYRLSDGKMSLRFNTQARYKDTRRQDLRETLEIQISDSNGTRDYELFSGGEAFRINFAIRLAISELLAHRAGARLQTLVIDEGFGSQDAQGRQQLIEAINRVRDQFAKILIISHLDELKDAFPNRLEVEKTPQGSTVRWI; from the coding sequence ATGATTCCGGTTCTCTTATCGATTCGCGGTTTTCTCTCCTACCACCAACTGACCGAGATAGACTTTTCCACCATCGATGTCGCCTGCATCTCCGGCGCAAACGGCGCCGGCAAATCCAGCATTTTCGACGCCATCACCTGGGCGCTTTTCGGCATGGCCCGCAAAACCGATGAGACCATCATTCACTCTCATCCAGAGGTCGAGGCTGCCGAAGTGGCGTTGATCTTCGAATACGAAAACGCCCTCTACCGCGTCCAGCGCACTCGCCCCAAAAACGCCGCCACCCGCCTGGAGTTTCAAATCGCTCAACCGGAAACCGTCCCGGAGTTTCTGGACAGCGCCTCCGTGCAGCAAATTCGCTGGCGCAGTCTGAGCGAACGCACGCTTCGCGATACCCAGGCCATCATCCGCAAGATTCTGCGCCTGGATTACGATACGTTTATCAATGCCTCTTTCTTTTTACAGGGCAAAGCCGATCAATTCACCACCCAAACCCCCACCAAACGCAAAGAAATCCTGAGCAGTATCCTGGGATTGGAAATCTGGGAGGAATACCGTCAACGCGCCATCGAGCAGCGCAAAAACGTTGAGCGTCAAATCGAGCTCATCGACCAGACCTTACAGGAAATCGAAAGCGAACTCAGTGAAGAAGAAGCCCGGCGGGAGCGACTCAAAAAAATCGAAAACCAGCTCAGCGAAGTTCAACAACAACGCCAGGAACAGGCTGAACGGGTAGCCCTCTATCGCCAGCAGCTTGCCACGCTGGCGGAACAAAAGCGCAGTCTGGAAGCTCTCCAGAAACAGGTCGAAACGACCGAGAAAGCCGCCCAGGAGGTCAGCGAGAGATACCAGACCCGCCAAGCGGAACTGGCGAGCTATCAGGAATTGCTCGACCGCGCCGCTCAAATCGAAGCCCGTTATCAACAATACCAGAGCGTAAAAGCACAACTCGAAGCCTTTGAGCGCACCCTGTTATCCTTTGCAGACCTGGAGAAACGGCTTCAAGCGTTGCAAGCCGAGCTGAACGCCCAGCGCGCTCTCCTGCAGCAGGAACAGAGCCATCTCGAAGAAAAGGGGCAACGCGCCGCCATCGCCAGTCAAAACCTGCTCGCTTTCCAGCAAGAGATTGCCAGCCTGCAAGCCCAGCAGGAAACCCTGGAGGCTGAGCTTGCCCGCAGCCTCCAGGCGGAAGGGGAAAGCCAGCAACTGAGCACACAGATTAACGATCTGAAAGGACAAAACAAACACCTCTACGATGAGATGAAAAAACTGCGCAACCGCATCGATACCCTGCAAGCCGAAACGGTCAGCGCCACCTGTCCACTCTGCGGACAGCCGCTTTCCCCGCCTGAGCGTCAAAAGCTGATCGAATCTCTGGAAGTGGAAGGCAGGCAACGCAAAGAGCAATACCTCGCCAACCAGACCCAAATCCAGCAGTGGGAAGAGGCTCTGACTGCCCTGCAAAAGCAGAGCCAACTGCGCCCCCAACTCGAGAAGTCCCTGCGCCATATCGAAGGCGAACGGGAAAAATGGGCGACAAAGTTAAAGAGCGAAGAGGAAGTGCTGCAAGACTGGCAGCAGAACGGTCTGCCTCGCCTGCAAACCATCCAGGCTGAATTGCAAAGCGACTCCTTCCTGCCCGAAGTGCGTCAAAAAGTGCAGGAGATCGAAGCGCAAATCCAGGGGCTCGGCTACGACCGTCAGGCGCATGCTCAGGCACGCCAGGCGGAAGAAGAACTGCGCAGCGCAGTTGAAGAATATCAAACCCTGTTGCAAGCCCGTGCCGTCCTGCCTCCCTTGAGCCGCGAACTGGAAGAACTAGAAAAACAACAGCAAAGCCTGCAAGAACAACGCGCCAGCCTGTTGCAGGCATGGCGTTCCGCTCAGAGCCTGGTCGAACAGGCAGAGAAAGCCGCCCCAGACCTCGCCTCAGCCGAGCAAGAGCTGCGGCGGCTGGAAGAACTGGAAAGCGAGTGCAACCGTCAATTAGGCGCTGCCCGCCAACTGGTTGAGGTGTTGAAAGACCTGAAAAAGCGCGCCCAAAAACTGCGCACCGAGCGCACCGAGAAAGCCACCCTGGTCGCGCGCTATAAAATCCTCGAGCGCGCCTTTGGCAAAGATGGCGTTCCAGCCCTGCTCATCGAACAGGCACTGCCGCAAATTGAAGAACGCGCCAATCAGATTCTCTACCGCCTGAGCGACGGGAAGATGAGCCTGCGGTTCAACACCCAGGCACGCTATAAAGACACGCGCCGCCAGGATTTGCGCGAGACGTTGGAGATTCAAATCAGCGACTCGAATGGCACGCGGGATTATGAACTGTTCTCCGGCGGCGAAGCCTTTCGGATCAACTTTGCCATCCGCCTGGCGATCTCCGAACTGCTTGCCCACCGCGCCGGAGCGCGTTTGCAAACGTTGGTCATCGACGAAGGCTTTGGCTCTCAAGATGCGCAGGGACGCCAACAACTGATCGAAGCCATCAACCGCGTGCGCGATCAATTTGCCAAAATTCTGATCATCAGCCACCTCGATGAGCTGAAAGACGCCTTTCCCAACCGCCTGGAAGTGGAAAAAACGCCCCAGGGATCGACCGTTAGATGGATATAA
- a CDS encoding Uracil permease, translated as MTTGAIAEKQQYVGYLPNDAPPFGAMVGLAFQHVLTMFPATVLVAILTTFDVGVTLFASGLATIVALIVSSRLTKSYIPLYYGSSFSYIAPVVAITVTNIYNIDDPVMRIRIAQGGIVITGLVNIAVGVLIRFIGKETIDKILPPEVTGSVATVIGIALAFAALDMASAHWGVALITLLVTIVFSVYLRGRGFIGMIPILLGAIVGYIVSIPLGLVDFKPVAEAAWLRIPNFTLPVFMGGAILAIAPIAIATIPESTAHLYQISLYVDQLAAELGRPPLKLSRFLGINLICDGIGDSINGLLGGCAGTNYGENNSLMAITRNYSGPALITAGVISMLLGFIGKLAALVGTLPVAVTGGLAIYLFGVIGAQGIALQIARKVNMFDPRKLAVIATVLVIGIGGAIGYEGGMIPFKLGSIEWQLPSIATSAVVGIILNLIFMLFPARQIDKEFEELPIEKLELEV; from the coding sequence ATGACCACAGGAGCTATTGCCGAAAAGCAGCAATATGTTGGATACTTGCCCAATGACGCCCCACCCTTTGGTGCCATGGTTGGCCTGGCATTTCAACATGTTCTGACAATGTTCCCTGCAACCGTCCTGGTTGCCATCCTGACGACCTTCGATGTAGGCGTGACCCTCTTCGCCTCAGGTCTTGCTACAATTGTCGCATTGATTGTATCGTCTCGTCTGACAAAATCCTACATTCCCTTGTATTATGGTTCAAGCTTTTCCTATATCGCTCCAGTCGTAGCGATTACCGTCACGAACATCTACAACATTGATGATCCTGTCATGCGCATTCGCATTGCTCAGGGCGGCATTGTAATTACGGGCTTGGTTAACATCGCTGTTGGGGTGTTGATTCGCTTCATCGGCAAAGAGACCATTGACAAAATCTTGCCTCCCGAAGTTACGGGTTCCGTGGCAACTGTGATTGGAATCGCTCTGGCATTCGCTGCTTTGGACATGGCTTCTGCCCACTGGGGTGTAGCGCTAATCACTTTGCTAGTCACGATTGTGTTCTCGGTCTATCTACGCGGGCGAGGATTTATTGGTATGATCCCGATTTTGTTAGGAGCTATTGTAGGATATATCGTCTCAATCCCCTTAGGGCTAGTGGACTTCAAGCCTGTAGCTGAAGCAGCCTGGCTCCGCATCCCTAATTTTACATTGCCTGTTTTCATGGGAGGCGCTATCCTGGCAATTGCTCCCATTGCCATCGCTACCATTCCAGAGAGCACCGCCCATCTTTATCAGATCAGCTTGTACGTCGACCAACTGGCTGCTGAATTGGGACGTCCTCCTCTCAAACTGAGTCGCTTCTTGGGGATTAACCTGATCTGTGATGGAATTGGCGATAGCATCAACGGTCTATTGGGCGGATGCGCTGGCACAAACTATGGAGAAAACAACTCCCTGATGGCAATTACACGTAATTACTCTGGACCAGCGCTCATCACTGCCGGGGTGATTTCGATGTTATTGGGCTTCATCGGAAAACTGGCAGCCCTGGTGGGCACTCTGCCGGTTGCTGTAACGGGCGGCCTGGCTATTTATCTGTTCGGTGTCATTGGCGCTCAAGGGATCGCCTTGCAGATTGCTCGTAAGGTAAATATGTTTGATCCCCGTAAACTGGCCGTCATTGCAACCGTTTTGGTCATAGGAATTGGGGGTGCTATCGGGTATGAAGGAGGAATGATACCTTTCAAACTTGGTTCAATTGAATGGCAGTTGCCCTCAATTGCTACCTCCGCCGTGGTGGGCATAATCCTCAATCTGATCTTCATGTTGTTCCCTGCCCGTCAAATCGACAAGGAGTTTGAAGAACTGCCCATCGAGAAACTTGAATTAGAGGTGTAA
- a CDS encoding Xanthine dehydrogenase, FAD binding subunit encodes MITALSGLPEFEYIKPLNLSEASRFLADHAGEARPFAGGTDVFVRMRDGIWKEKYLVDIKGLDGTKELSFDPQKGLKIGAGINMNQVMQNPDVRQHYPLLVEACRTVASYQLRTRATIVGNICNASPAGDTIGSCMVFRGELRVHGVDGWRTEPLSTFFLGPGKTRLTPGDVVASLHLPPPPPGCKGTYIKLGRNQMSDLAIVGVTVLGFPQADLPSGYCFRIALAAVAPTPLEAVAAEEYLAQHTITSETLSEAARLAQEACSPIDDVRGSARYRRAMVRNLTLKALTSVWQLLQTA; translated from the coding sequence ATGATCACTGCCCTGTCGGGTTTACCCGAATTCGAATATATCAAACCGTTGAACCTAAGCGAAGCGAGCCGTTTTCTCGCCGATCACGCTGGTGAAGCGCGTCCCTTTGCTGGGGGCACGGATGTTTTTGTCCGCATGCGGGATGGTATTTGGAAAGAAAAGTATCTGGTAGACATCAAAGGGTTAGATGGAACAAAGGAGCTAAGCTTTGATCCGCAGAAGGGGTTGAAAATCGGTGCAGGCATAAACATGAATCAGGTCATGCAAAACCCAGACGTGCGTCAACATTACCCGCTCCTTGTGGAAGCTTGCCGCACCGTAGCGAGTTATCAGTTGCGCACGCGAGCAACCATTGTGGGAAATATCTGTAACGCATCCCCTGCCGGGGATACCATCGGTAGCTGCATGGTTTTCAGAGGAGAGTTACGCGTCCACGGGGTGGATGGATGGCGTACTGAACCCCTCTCGACCTTCTTCCTAGGCCCTGGAAAGACTCGCCTAACCCCTGGGGATGTAGTGGCTTCCCTACATCTCCCCCCTCCACCGCCAGGATGCAAAGGTACCTACATCAAGCTTGGACGCAATCAAATGAGTGATCTGGCTATCGTGGGTGTAACAGTTCTTGGATTTCCACAAGCCGATCTGCCTTCCGGTTATTGCTTCCGAATAGCGCTGGCTGCTGTTGCCCCAACACCTTTGGAAGCGGTGGCAGCCGAGGAGTATCTGGCACAACATACTATCACCAGCGAAACGCTTAGCGAAGCCGCTCGCCTGGCACAAGAAGCCTGTTCGCCCATCGACGATGTGCGTGGCAGCGCGCGCTACCGCCGGGCAATGGTCAGAAATCTGACTCTCAAGGCCTTGACTTCCGTTTGGCAGTTGTTGCAAACCGCATAA
- a CDS encoding Carbon monoxide dehydrogenase small chain — MVLAAECDGSDVITIEGLAKNGRLDPIQQAMIAHSGVQCGFCTPGIIISARALLDRNPSPSIEDVKEALVGNLCRCTGYHSIFSAILEVAQSQDK; from the coding sequence ATGGTACTGGCTGCAGAATGTGATGGGTCGGATGTAATTACCATCGAAGGGCTTGCGAAAAACGGCAGGCTTGATCCAATCCAGCAGGCGATGATTGCCCATAGTGGAGTGCAATGCGGCTTCTGCACCCCGGGCATCATCATCTCAGCGCGAGCTTTACTTGACCGCAACCCCTCCCCCAGCATAGAGGACGTAAAAGAAGCACTTGTGGGCAACCTGTGTCGCTGCACTGGTTATCACAGTATCTTTTCAGCAATTCTTGAGGTAGCTCAATCACAGGATAAATAA
- a CDS encoding Xanthine dehydrogenase, molybdenum binding subunit: MVLEKHDLKTASSPIGKSVPRVDAYEKVTGSAVFADDIQFGPALLYARIKRSPLPHALIKRIDVSKARQLPGVKAVVTGQDFPGYIGLYLQDRHIFCRDRVRYVGDPVAGVAAISEEIAEKALELIEVEYEPLPAIFDPEYGASPDAPLLHPDLGQYKVAPFIYPKPGTNISNHFKIRKGDVDAAWKDCASIVERVYRIPHVQHVPLEPHIAIAKVDEKGHVTLWGSSQSPFAQRNLIAMALGKSQSDVQVIAPYVGGGFGCKAGVTMEALAVAIASKVPGHPVKLRLTREEEFHTAFVRQGVVLHIKMGCDKNGKLLAMENRFYWDGGAYTEYGVNVTRTAGYSSSGPYEIPNIKTDSYCVYTNHPVGGPMRGFGHPEIHAGIEQCIDELAREIGMDPVEFRRINCLKENSILVTGGKMHKTGLLECIDKVAKAIDWGTKTTPREPNKRRGKGIAAMWKAPAMPPNAGSSAVVKLTEDGKVIVEVGGQEIGQGSFTVAAQIAAAALGVPFEWVRVAGPVDTKYSPYEWQTVASRITWSMGNAIVAAASDARKQILELVAQAWNENVEDLDIVDGNVISYKSEESRSLKDLVIYGLPRPDGKGWMGGPIVGRGSFMPTYITGLDPETGQGERAVAHYTTGAQAVEVEVDMDTGRVTVLRAVAAFDVGRAINPEAVKAQMEGGMIQGISTALFESLKLKDGIPQNSSFVDYRIATSTDVPLELETIIVEVPQDDGPWGARGVGEHAMVPTIPAIANAIYDAIGIRVSEPPFTSEKVYLAMQEAGLVP, from the coding sequence ATGGTACTGGAAAAACACGATCTGAAAACGGCTTCCTCACCCATTGGGAAGAGTGTGCCTCGGGTAGATGCTTACGAAAAGGTGACCGGTTCTGCCGTATTTGCAGATGACATCCAATTCGGGCCAGCGTTGCTGTATGCTCGCATTAAGCGTAGCCCTCTGCCGCACGCCTTAATCAAGCGGATAGACGTCAGCAAAGCACGGCAGTTGCCTGGTGTCAAGGCTGTAGTTACTGGACAGGATTTCCCCGGCTATATCGGTTTATACCTACAAGATCGGCATATTTTCTGTCGCGATCGGGTTCGCTATGTAGGCGATCCTGTAGCAGGAGTAGCAGCGATTTCCGAAGAAATTGCCGAGAAGGCACTTGAGCTTATCGAAGTTGAATATGAACCGTTACCAGCGATCTTCGATCCAGAGTATGGGGCCAGTCCTGATGCGCCTTTGCTTCATCCTGATCTCGGCCAATACAAAGTTGCCCCCTTCATATATCCAAAGCCTGGCACGAACATTTCCAACCATTTTAAGATACGCAAAGGTGATGTTGACGCAGCCTGGAAAGATTGCGCTTCGATTGTCGAGCGTGTCTACCGCATTCCCCATGTTCAACACGTTCCACTTGAGCCTCACATTGCCATAGCAAAGGTCGATGAAAAGGGGCATGTGACCCTGTGGGGCAGTTCTCAATCACCTTTTGCGCAGCGGAATTTGATCGCCATGGCGCTGGGCAAATCCCAAAGCGATGTGCAGGTGATTGCTCCCTACGTTGGGGGAGGCTTTGGGTGCAAAGCGGGGGTGACGATGGAGGCACTGGCCGTGGCAATTGCCAGTAAAGTACCCGGCCATCCCGTGAAGTTACGCCTTACCCGCGAAGAGGAATTTCACACCGCCTTTGTGCGCCAGGGTGTGGTGCTTCATATCAAGATGGGTTGTGATAAAAACGGCAAACTGCTGGCGATGGAAAATCGCTTTTACTGGGATGGAGGGGCTTACACCGAGTACGGCGTGAATGTAACCCGGACAGCCGGTTACAGCAGCAGCGGCCCCTATGAAATCCCCAATATCAAGACGGATAGCTATTGCGTCTACACCAACCACCCCGTTGGTGGACCAATGCGCGGCTTTGGTCACCCAGAAATTCATGCCGGCATTGAACAATGCATTGACGAGCTTGCGCGTGAAATTGGGATGGATCCCGTAGAATTTCGACGCATAAACTGCTTGAAAGAAAATAGTATTTTAGTGACGGGGGGAAAAATGCACAAGACAGGTCTACTGGAATGCATTGACAAAGTCGCCAAAGCAATTGACTGGGGTACCAAAACCACTCCGCGTGAGCCGAATAAGCGACGAGGGAAAGGGATTGCCGCCATGTGGAAGGCGCCGGCTATGCCTCCCAATGCTGGCTCAAGCGCCGTAGTCAAACTGACGGAAGATGGTAAGGTGATTGTCGAAGTAGGCGGCCAGGAAATCGGACAGGGGTCCTTCACTGTCGCTGCTCAGATTGCAGCAGCAGCCCTCGGAGTGCCCTTTGAATGGGTACGGGTGGCTGGTCCGGTTGATACCAAGTATAGCCCCTATGAATGGCAAACCGTTGCCAGCCGCATCACCTGGAGCATGGGCAACGCGATCGTCGCTGCCGCCTCTGATGCGCGCAAACAAATTCTGGAATTGGTGGCTCAAGCCTGGAACGAGAATGTAGAAGACCTCGATATTGTGGATGGCAACGTGATCTCCTATAAGAGTGAAGAATCTCGCTCTTTAAAGGATTTGGTGATTTATGGATTGCCTCGCCCAGATGGAAAAGGTTGGATGGGCGGTCCGATTGTAGGGCGGGGCAGCTTTATGCCCACCTACATCACCGGCTTAGACCCAGAAACCGGTCAGGGAGAACGAGCAGTGGCGCACTACACTACAGGCGCTCAGGCAGTGGAAGTGGAAGTAGACATGGACACCGGCCGCGTGACGGTGTTACGTGCGGTGGCTGCTTTTGATGTCGGGCGAGCGATCAATCCAGAGGCAGTCAAAGCTCAGATGGAAGGCGGCATGATTCAAGGCATCAGTACCGCTCTCTTTGAGTCGCTGAAGCTGAAAGATGGCATCCCTCAAAACTCCAGCTTCGTAGATTACCGCATCGCGACAAGTACGGATGTGCCACTGGAACTGGAAACGATCATCGTTGAAGTGCCTCAGGATGATGGCCCGTGGGGAGCGCGCGGCGTAGGAGAACACGCGATGGTGCCCACCATTCCAGCAATTGCCAACGCAATCTACGATGCGATTGGAATCCGAGTCTCCGAGCCTCCTTTCACTTCAGAAAAGGTCTATCTGGCAATGCAAGAAGCGGGTTTGGTGCCGTGA